One part of the Oryzias melastigma strain HK-1 linkage group LG21, ASM292280v2, whole genome shotgun sequence genome encodes these proteins:
- the slitrk5b gene encoding SLIT and NTRK-like protein 5 → MRLWIQYILLSATSVCFVEMSGLYGQLCEELCACEEREGILTVSCENRGIASLSDISPVHFPQYHLLLTGNLFKKLSADDFVEYKGLTILHLGNNEISDVEAGAFNGLWRLKRLHLNNNKIDALKEEFFFGLESLEYLQIDYNYITHVEPNAFSRLRHLEVLILNDNLISSLPVNLFQHVPLTHLDLRGNQLKVLPYVGLLEHMNSVVELQLEENPWNCSCELIALKTWLESILYTALVGDVVCEFPFRLHGRDLGEVSKQELCPRRAIAEYEMPPLPHLSTDAYHRTTPAAVAASFTSSGVARSSSRPTKGPRQSAKLKSRPTARAPSNKPQNFGQIVSYQTKSPVPLDCPTACTCNLQISDLGLNVNCQERKIELISDLNPKPYNPKKMYLTGNYITVVQRSDFTEATGLDLLHLGNNRIARVHDRAFGDLTNLRRLYLNGNLIDRLTSEMFYGLESLQFLYLEYNVIKEVAADTFQHVPKLQLLFLNNNLLKTLPEGTFNGLILARLNLRSNHLRYLPVSGVLDQLTALVQVDLYENPWDCACSILDLKMWVEQLSMGTVVNNVICGSPKRLAGEDMRYIKSTNFCPNNSDILASMIPPTEEFFPGSTITIETSLDSNNHYSTIPLSVMILALLLIFIMSVFVAAGLFVATKKRRQKTQNEQNNSVNACISSLNMEYGLYKKGSIPKVRTSAGHVYEYIPAPTESSSRLTAHSPTNSKSVDGFRDFDELSGPFLGTSDEEAASNVISSEYSAATPEPLNKPSTPRQEDPCCYRDTLEPDKNRCYSDTLPCRHGAHSSNRYTSDFDARHQYPDRIQQTILYCTTPSTVYVDPNRSEYWELKAKLHIDPDYLEVLEKRTTFTQF, encoded by the coding sequence ATGCGGCTTTGGATTCAATATATTTTGCTAAGTGCAACATCCGTGTGCTTTGTTGAGATGTCCGGCCTCTATGGACAGTTATGTGAGGAGCTGTGTGCGTGCGAGGAGCGAGAGGGGATCCTTACGGTGAGCTGTGAAAACAGAGGAATTGCAAGCCTGTCAGACATCAGCCCGGTGCACTTTCCTCAATATCATCTGCTCCTCACTGGGAATCTTTTTAAGAAGCTGTCTGCGGACGATTTTGTCGAATACAAAGGACTTACAATATTACACTTGGGAAACAATGAGATATCTGATGTGGAAGCCGGAGCCTTTAACGGACTGTGGAGACTCAAACGATTACATCTGAACAATAACAAAATCGATGCCTTGAAGGAGGAGTTTTTCTTTGGCCTTGAAAGTTTGGAGTATTTGCAAATCGATTATAACTACATCACTCATGTGGAGCCAAATGCCTTCAGCAGACTTCGACACTTGGAAGTCCTGATTCTGAATGACAACTTGATATCTAGTCTGCCTGTAAACCTTTTCCAGCATGTACCGTTGACTCATTTGGACTTGAGAGGGAATCAGCTCAAAGTGCTTCCCTATGTGGGTCTGCTGGAGCACATGAACAGTGTTGTGGAGCTACAGCTGGAGGAGAACCCGTGGAACTGTTCGTGTGAGCTGATTGCTCTTAAAACCTGGCTCGAGAGCATTCTGTACACCGCCTTAGTCGGAGATGTCGTTTGCGAGTTCCCCTTTCGGCTGCACGGAAGAGACCTCGGCGAGGTTTCAAAACAAGAGTTGTGCCCGAGGAGAGCCATCGCTGAATACGAGATGCCGCCTCTGCCACATCTGAGCACTGATGCATACCACAGGACCACACCAGCTGCAGTCGCcgcctccttcacctcctctgGAGTGGCGAGATCCTCATCAAGGCCCACCAAGGGACCTCGTCAGTCAGCCAAATTAAAATCAAGACCCACAGCACGCGCGCCCTCAAACAAACCGCAGAATTTCGGTCAAATCGTGTCTTATCAGACCAAATCTCCCGTGCCTTTAGACTGTCCGACCGCCTGCACCTGCAATCTGCAAATCTCAGACCTCGGCCTGAATGTGAACTGCCAGGAGCGAAAAATCGAACTAATCTCTGATTTAAATCCCAAACCGTACAATCCCAAAAAGATGTATCTCACAGGTAATTACATCACTGTGGTGCAAAGATCAGATTTCACTGAAGCAACCGGACTGGATTTGCTTCATCTAGGTAACAACCGGATAGCTCGTGTGCACGACAGAGCTTTCGGCGACTTGACAAATCTACGTAGACTGTACCTGAACGGGAATTTGATAGACCGCCTgacatctgaaatgttttatggTCTAGAGAGCTTACAGTTCTTATATTTAGAATACAACGTCATCAAAGAGGTTGCTGCTGACACTTTCCAGCACGTACCCAAGCTCCAGCTTCTCTTTTTGAACAACAACCTGTTGAAAACTTTACCTGAGGGGACGTTTAACGGCTTGATATTGGCCAGATTAAATCTGCGCAGCAACCACCTGCGGTATCTTCCGGTGAGTGGTGTGCTCGATCAGCTCACAGCCCTTGTCCAAGTTGATTTGTATGAAAATCCCTGGGACTGCGCTTGCAGTATATTGGACTTGAAGATGTGGGTGGAGCAACTTAGCATGGGTACAGTTGTGAACAATGTCATCTGTGGCTCCCCTAAGAGGCTAGCTGGGGAGGATATGAGATACATTAAGTCAACTAATTTCTGCCCTAATAACTCTGACATACTTGCTTCCATGATTCCACCCACTGAAGAGTTTTTTCCAGGCAGCACCATCACTATAGAAACCTCCCTGGACTCCAACAACCACTACAGCACCATACCATTGTCCGTGATGATTCTTGCTCTTCTTCTCATCTTCATTATGTCCGTTTTTGTGGCGGCGGGATTGTTTGTGGCCACCAAAAAGAGGCGGCAAAAGACCCAAAATGAACAGAATAACTCTGTGAACGCATGCATCAGCTCCCTCAATATGGAATACGGTCTTTATAAAAAAGGATCGATTCCCAAAGTCCGGACATCGGCCGGACACGTGTACGAGTACATCCCAGCCCCTACGGAATCCTCCAGCAGACTTACCGCCCACAGCCCGACCAACAGCAAGTCGGTCGACGGGTTTAGAGACTTTGACGAGTTGAGCGGCCCCTTTCTGGGTACCTCTGATGAAGAGGCGGCCAGTAATGTGATAAGTTCAGAATACAGCGCCGCCACTCCAGAGCCTCTCAACAAACCTTCAACCCCTCGCCAAGAGGACCCGTGCTGCTACAGGGACACACTGGAGCCTGACAAGAACAGATGCTACAGCGATACGTTGCCTTGCAGGCACGGAGCGCATTCGTCCAACAGGTATACCTCAGATTTTGATGCCAGACATCAATATCCGGACAGAATACAGCAGACAATATTGTATTGTACAACACCAAGTACTGTTTATGTGGACCCTAACCGGAGTGAATACTGGGAACTGAAAGCCAAGCTTCACATCGATCCAGATTACCTGGAGGTTCTGGAGAAACGAACTACTTTTACACAGTTTTGA